The window TCTGGCGAGTTCGTAGTCTCCGATTTCTGTCACGCTTGGATCTCACTCTCCCTATGCACGAGACCTTCGGCGACGACGGTTCGGCGACGGAGTTTTCCAATTTTCCGCCGACCGACGCGCTCCGCTTCGGGAACAGCCTGGCGTTTCCCGGAGGCCGGTGGTTTCGGCGGCTGCTGGCGTCAGCGAAGGATGCCTTCTGCGGCTTCGGCAAGCCGATTATCGCTGCTTTGGACTTCAAATTCTTCGAGAATCGCTGAGAATTGTTGTTCGAGTTAGCGTTCAGGTTCGTTGAGGAAACAATCGAGTTTCCTTTCGTCGATTCGTTCCGCTGGTAGACGGCGTTGCGGTCCCACCAGTCGTACTCGGCGTCGCCAGAGAGCCAGAACGACGCCGGCGGAGAGTCCGGATGGTGGTCTCCGTCGTCGACGTGAGGCTCGTAGGCGATTTTCTGGTCGGAGCAACCGCCGGCGCAGGCGGAAACCAACGTTTCCAAATCCACCTGTGGCATAATAatattagaaagaaagaaaagttgtttgtttggagttttttttttttttttctctttgtggTGGCGGTGTTGTATTTATATGAAGGGATTTGTGAATATTCTATTTTCTATGTTGGCTCGCTGTGTTGTTTTTCTTCTAGAGAGAGGGAAAAAACTAAAGCATCGTCAAAAGAATACGAAAGCAATGTCAAAGCGCAAGAGGCATAGTAGTATACGACATAGCACAACAGGGGTGAGGTCGTTGTTTGGTTTGCAATTTGCACgagtaaataaaaatgtatatgcTACTCCATTCAAAGTTGCTGCTTCCTAGTTttaactttccttttttttttataataaaaaattgtattgtcTTTTCTACTTGGTGTGAAATGGCTCACCCAACGGATAGACATTAATGAGGGTAAAATGGTGCATTTATGTAAGGTAAGTGTGCTAAGGATATGAATTTTAAGGTCTGTCATGATATATTGGTGAGTTCTTGAGACAACTCATctgaatatttttatcattaaaaagaatttataattGGTGAGGAAATCATATAGAATTATTCgcatctaatcaaaattattaaaagttgtTATTCATCTCATACCTCAAcaattttttcttatcaatCATTCACACAAACATTATAAGAAAATCCTGGAAACCATTGATTCAAAAAAGTGAAAGCATcccaaattttattatatatcatacaaaGGTGAATGGCTCCTATTTATTGTTAACTATAGTAATTTAACTAAATATcatccataataataataaaaaagttagcATAAAGTTCAAAACTAATAAATGTAAAATGTgaacaaaaaatcattaaatattctcaaatacattataatacttttttttgagGAATACATTACAATACTAATTGTTATCCTAAAATTTTAGGAGgaaatttaaaaccaattaatgcAATTAAATATACTAAATATGAAACctgttttaaaaactaaaaaaaaggaaaaatcaacaaaattctTAAAGTGCTAACCATTATGACATTCTTAAATTTAAtaggaagttttttttttcatccatggCATTGAACATAGATATATCAAAATTTACAGTAATTCATGCACGCTGTTCAATTAATTGAGCTAAACTTCTTTAATAATTTAACGGAAAGTTTATaaacaattaatgaaaaataatatattaatgaaatctaaattaaaattaaaagaaaaattatcaaatgatttcttttttaagtgAATCTAGTTCATATGGTCAATGTGTGTGAGATATTATAAATCCCCTAATACTTAAGTTTAATTCCTATGAAGCAAAACGAAAAACTTACcaaatcaattttcttaaaatattaacagTTATGACATCATTAAATTtagtagaaattttaaaattaattaatacaatcAAATATATTAAGTATAGAAGCCtgaattaaaaacttaaagaaAAAGTCATCAAATCaactttcttaaaatattaactattgtgacattaaaaaaaaataaagggatgGAATGGAGCAGAGGTTAGGGATAGTCGgataaatttagaattttttttaaacaattaggAGGTGGGCTTAACAAAATTGGGAGTGCCTTTAACAATGGCCACCCCTCAAATGCATCAACCCTACTCACTTCAACAAGTGaacatttttttgtgttaagACTTTTTTActcagtaataaaaaaattaaaatttatctaaataatacaatccaaaaattatttaagtaaatGATACACTTTATTGTGCTAGGTGCAAAATTAGTTCCTTTCAAACTGATTTCATACCCTGATTTTTTTCTAAGTTAAGAAATCGATTCCTAGAAACCGatttcttaacattttttttttactgatttcttaatgtgaaatattttttttgtatttgactCTATGAAATCGGTTTCTAGATAACCAATTTCTTAAGGtggtttttttaaattgatttttttaattgtttttgtttttaatttttttgtttttgttttgtaattagtcttttatatttttcgtaattagttttttaaattttttattctaatgttttttatgtatttgtatatttttttttgtttatgcattcaattttttataaaattatttcaatctttctatacaaaaaaaaatgagttaatttgttaataaaattttatatttaacccACAACTTTAGTTGAACTAAAAAAGAGATTATGTTAACATAAAATAGAATAGAATCATAAACAATACaacataatatttaaagtaCCAAATTTATTGTTCTACAATAAGAAGAAGATTACACGAAAtttgtaaaacaaacataattaggaccatagaaaacaaacataaacgAAAAAGTTATTGTTTGAACATACTGTTATTTATCACACTTGATAACATGTTGCATGCATGAAATACATACTTCTCAACATGAGGTCAATTTTCCTTCGGAAACACCTTTGTCACATATTAACAACATATGGGCATAGAATACAAATTCATGAATACCAAAATTATTTGTAAtctaaaatacaaaaacattaTCTTGACAATATTGTGTAGTGCAATATTCAAATAACATTTGGAGTGAGGAGGAAATGGAGAAAACACAACCGCCTATAGAGTATATAATtcaatgcaataaaaaaataaaccatatGTGACACAGAAAGTAAGAAACTAACAAGAAGAGTAAGAAACTTACCTCTCGCATAACtaaaacaaaaccaacaacTATATATTGGCCAAAATATTCATCTTGTATGATTATCCATCGCAAAGTGGCATCAACAATACCTATAGGATCCTGAAATTAAAACTCTCATGAATAAATCTCTcaaaaataacaatgaaatCATTAGAGACTGAATTAAACTTGATTACCTTAAGCGTAAATCTCATGTCGCCAAAACCATTGGGGATACAAGTTTTGACAATGACGATTGTTAAAGCTAGACAATCAAAAGTATAATCAATGGACCCTAACAGTATCCTATGAGGTGTGTCATCAACATTTACCAATTCTATAATTAtacaaattcaaaaatcaattgagGGTTTAGgtgtatgaaaaataataaatgttttatagTAGTTGATCTTGTGATCGAACGAATTCTAAAGCACATAACCATGAATTTCTATTAAATTCAAGTTGGCTTTCTTGGTGGGCATGCATTATGAATTATTGAGTTGGGAGTGACTCCTTAGATTGGTGATTCACCATGATAGCTTGTACGACCCCTGTGAGACTAGGAATAAGTGCTCTTGAACTAGAGGATGATTTATTTGGGTTAAAAGGGCGAACAAAGGATGAGAGGTCTGAGTCGTCAATGTCGAGAAATTTCCACTGTGTATTGTCCATGATGAATAAGAGtttgtgagaaaaataaatggttTGAAGATGATGAGATATTGAAGTTAACATCCATACATTACacatatttatacaaatatgttgtCGAGTATTTTCATTCATTGTCATCTTGGTCGCTCTTTTTTTTGGCACAAATGTCGAAGCTCTGTAGGATTCCTAACGGGTGAACAATAACCTCGTTTACATCAAAGCATTTTAGGTCATTAATTGTCGTCGATGTTATCTCGACCACTATTTTTTGCCACAAAAGACAAAACTCTACAGGATTCATGACAAATGAACAATAACCTCATTTACGTCAATGCATTTTAGGTCGTTGATTGTTGTTGGTGTTATCTCGACCACTGCTTTTCTACCACAAAAGACGAAACTCTGCAGAATTCCTGATGGGTGAAGAATAATCTCGTTTATGTCAATGGATTTTAGGCCATTGTTTTGTCGTTAGTGTTGTTATTTCAAGGAATCATTTTCATTACGTCAGTGCATCAGGGAATTTGATGGTTTACGTCAGGGCGTTAGGGAATCCTCTGCTTTGTGTTAGAGTGTCAGGGAATTCGATGTTTTGCATCAGGGCAACAGAGAAGCCTTTGCTTTGCGTTAGGACGTTAGGGAATCCTTTGTTTTGGGTCAGGGTGTTAGGGAATCCgatactttaattaaaaatctaaaataaattatgcataTTGTATCTTTAAAATGAAGGGTTCACATCACTTGTAAGATTTTTCCTATATATACAACGCGTATTcacctttatttacatattCACACAACACTTTCTTTCCCAATTAATTACTTTCAACTTAGCAAATACAATACACAACATGTCTTCCTCGTCTGTCCATTGCTTAGTGCACTACAATGGTCAAATAATCAAATCAGATGAAGGGGATACATTTGAATGCCCCAACCGAGTATACGTCAAAGCGAGGCATCACATTTGAAGCCTTGAAAAAGAGAATCCACC of the Glycine max cultivar Williams 82 chromosome 13, Glycine_max_v4.0, whole genome shotgun sequence genome contains:
- the LOC100795534 gene encoding uncharacterized protein, yielding MPQVDLETLVSACAGGCSDQKIAYEPHVDDGDHHPDSPPASFWLSGDAEYDWWDRNAVYQRNESTKGNSIVSSTNLNANSNNNSQRFSKNLKSKAAIIGLPKPQKASFADASSRRNHRPPGNARLFPKRSASVGGKLENSVAEPSSPKVSCIGRVRSKRDRNRRLRTRQRSISSTATATTASTSIAAAVVTRQKSTRSQRKKTGFFESVREIFRSGRRGKPVQKPDLPQEDSLSSSKKKKKRSLGKKAWGSTTGSTRSRNDASFEESVSSAAAPPGLGSMNRFASGRRSESWGVGDYEIHMSH